The genomic DNA CGGTCGGCGTGCTGGTCCGCGAGTTGCGAACTTCGTAATCGACAAGCGACCACTGGGCTTGGTTGTTGCCGGAGATCTGTTGTTGAATCAACGCAGTGATATCGCCGTCGTAGATCTCCTTTTTCTTGTCGGCCAACGCCTTGAAGCGTTCGAAGACGACTTGCAATTGTTCGCCGGTCAATTGGAAACCCAGCTGGCGAGCGCGATCGGCAAGCGCCGCCCGGCCGCTGTGCTTGCCCAGCACGAGGTCGGTCTTGGCAAATCCGACATCTTCGGGGCGGATGATCTCGTACGTGGTCGGTTCTTTTAACATCCCGTCTTGGTGGATCCCCGATTCGTGAGCGAAGGCGTTGCGGCCGACGATCGCTTTGTTGCGTTGGACCGACATTCCGGTCGTGCTGCTGACCAATCGGCTGGCCGGGACCAGACGCTGAGTGTTGATTCGCGTGTCGACTTTGTAGAAGTCGGATCGGGTGCGGAGCGCCATCACGACTTCTTCCAACGAACAGTTGCCGGCCCGTTCGCCGATCCCGTTGATCGTGCATTCGACTTGCCCGGCACCCGCTTGAACTCCAGCCAAGCTGTTGGCGACCGCCATCCCCAAGTCGTCGTGGCAGTGGACGCTGATGACGGCTTTGTCGATGTTGGGCACGCGGTCGATCAACATCTTAATCCGAGCATGGAATTCAGTCGGAGTGGTGTAGCCGACGGTGTCGGGGATGTTGATCGTTGTCGCTCCGGCGGTGATCGCCGCTTCGACGACGCGGCACAAGAAATCGGGCTCGGTCCGAGCGGCATCTTCCGGCGAGAATTCGACGTCGTCGCAGACGTTGGCAGCACGCGTGACGCCCGCGATCGCTCGTTCGACGATCTCGTCGGTCGTCATCTTCAATTTGAACTGGCGATGGATCGCGCTGGTCGCCAAGAAGACGTGGATCCGCGGCTGTGGGGCTCCTTTGAGTGCTTCCCAGGCGCGGTCGATATCCTTTTCGGCACAGCGAGCGAGCCCGCAGATCGTGGCGCCGCGAACGGTTTGTGCGATCTCGCGGACGGCTTCGAAGTCGCCAGGCGACGCGATCGGAAAACCGGCTTCGATCACGTCGACGCCCAATTCGACCAGCATCTGCGCGACTTCCAGTTTCTCATTCAGATTCATGCTTGCGCCGGGCGATTGTTCGCCGTCGCGAAGCGTCGTGTCGAAGATCTTGATGTGGCGTGTTTCGGTCGATTCGTTATCGTTGACTGGCATGGAAAAGGTCCTGGAAATGCTGAGTCGGATTCATCCAATAAAAAAACCCCGTGGCTCATCGACGAGCCACGGGGTTTGGTGATTTGTTACGTTCGCGGTTTTGCGAATCCAATCGTTCCCCTAGCACTCGCCCTTGGCAGCGCGTCGCAAGTATAGCGATAGGAGGTGCAGTTGGATGGTCATTTAGAAGACGTCGCAAAAAAGGTGGAACGGGAGGCCGCTTCGATTATTGACTAGGCAAGCCCCGCGGTCAAGACAGCAGCAGGGCAGGGCGGGTTCGCGCTTTGAAGAATTAATACAACACGCATTACCACGCGGGCGTCGCGGCTCCCCCAGCCATCGCTCTGCGGTCCACTTCGTTCTGGGGATCGTCTCGCTGGCTGTGGGAACGATGGCAGAATGATTGCTGGCAGAATGAGAAAAGCGGGGGGAGCGAGCGTTGTTCGTCGCGGAAGCTGCAGCGCCAATAGACTTCGCCTCGTGCGATTGGCTATTTTGCTCCCATCATCCTGCCGAAGTTTTGTTCCGCCCCGTCATCGTGTGTCGATACCAAATACGACAGGAGACGCAACCGTCTCGTTCTGCGGAGCACCTGCTGGGCAGAGAATGATTCGCAGGTGCATTTGCAAGGGTCGTTAGGTCACCGGTCAGTCCAGTAGTCGGGAGGCCGCGATCCGTGGGCAACAGCGATCACCACAATGTCGGCTCCATCCGTTCGGAAGATAATTCGAAACGGGAATCGCCGCAGCAAAAAGTAGCGATGGCGAGAGTTGCACTTTGGAAACCGCTCGGGGGCATCTGCGATAACGCCCGATCGAATTCTGTATCGAAATCGTTTGCCGTTTCAATGCTTCGTTCGGCGTACCATTTCAGGGACTCCGTGTAGTCGTCCTCTGCCGCCGAACAGATCGTGACGTTAGCCATCCAGGCCGGCCTTGCGTCGTGCGCGCTGGCGCACTTCAGCCCATGGTGTGCTGGTCGTTTCACCCGCGTCGTAAGCGTCGCTGCGTCGATTGGCCTCGGTAATCCATTGCGAATCGGGGGGCACCCAGTCAAGTGGAGAAACGCTGTCCCAAAGGTTTGCGATCAATTGGGCACGATCCGAAGCAGGCAACGACTGCGCGGCGGTCAAGATTTCGTTCATGTTGGTCATAAACGTCAGTGTACCAGTTCGCCCGCAATAAGACACTAAAAGCGACAGTTCCCACAACTACTTCGTTCAGTGGTGGACTGCTTGGCCGGATAAAGATTTCGCGATGGCGAGGCGCGTTGGTCGCGACAGGTGCGTAGCAGAACGGACTTGCCCCAACGCTGCTGATCATTTTGCCCGCGTCGTTGGCTCGTTCTGCGGTTTGGCGGGATGGCAGGATGCTTGCTGGCAGTGCGATAGACCACGACTGACGGACACTCCAAGGGGCGTCAAAGGGCTAAGGATTGCTCGTGGTCGACTTCGAACTGGTTGGGAGTTCGGTAGCCAAGGGTTTGATGAATTCGCGTGGAGTTGTAAAACGTTTCGATGTATTCAAATACGCTGGTGCGGGCATCGTTGATATCGGCAAATGATTCAAATTTAGTCCACTCATGTTTCAGGGACCAAAAGAATCGTTCCATCACGGCGTTGTCGTAACAACATCCAGTGCGGCTCATCGAGCAGGTGATGCCGAGAGTCTTCAGCGTACGTTGATACTCGCTGCTGGTGTACTGGCATCCACGATCGCTGTGGTGAAGCAGGTTCGCTGTGTCAGGCCGTCGATTTGCGATCGCTTGCCTCAACGCATCTTCGACCAGAGGCGTTGCGAGGCTTTCGGAAATCGACCATCCAACCACTTTGCGGCTAAACAGATCGAGCACAACAGCAAGATAGATCCAGCCGTTGGCCGATGGCAAATAGGTGATGTCGGTTACCCATTTGCGGTTCGGCCCTTCCGCCTCGAAAACCTGGTCGAGTAGATTCGGTGCGGGGACTTTGGTTGGATCGGCGACCGTGGTCGTTGGAGTGAAACGCTTGTGGACCTTGCTTTTTAGGCCCATTTCACGCATCGCCTTGGCCACCGTATTGCGACTTGCCGACTCGAGCTGCGCGTCGGCCTGCATCAGTTCGGCGACCTTGTAGCTTCCGTAGATCTGCTTCGAACTGGCGTGCACCC from Rosistilla oblonga includes the following:
- a CDS encoding 2-isopropylmalate synthase; amino-acid sequence: MPVNDNESTETRHIKIFDTTLRDGEQSPGASMNLNEKLEVAQMLVELGVDVIEAGFPIASPGDFEAVREIAQTVRGATICGLARCAEKDIDRAWEALKGAPQPRIHVFLATSAIHRQFKLKMTTDEIVERAIAGVTRAANVCDDVEFSPEDAARTEPDFLCRVVEAAITAGATTINIPDTVGYTTPTEFHARIKMLIDRVPNIDKAVISVHCHDDLGMAVANSLAGVQAGAGQVECTINGIGERAGNCSLEEVVMALRTRSDFYKVDTRINTQRLVPASRLVSSTTGMSVQRNKAIVGRNAFAHESGIHQDGMLKEPTTYEIIRPEDVGFAKTDLVLGKHSGRAALADRARQLGFQLTGEQLQVVFERFKALADKKKEIYDGDITALIQQQISGNNQAQWSLVDYEVRNSRTSTPTVKLTLRRGDEEHSAEVNQGDGPIDAAFWAVEQITGMKVMCKDFQVHSATLGRDAQGETTLEIEYNGKTYRGIGVSTDTVEATILAMLNAVNRIAAETENAS
- a CDS encoding addiction module protein, translated to MNEILTAAQSLPASDRAQLIANLWDSVSPLDWVPPDSQWITEANRRSDAYDAGETTSTPWAEVRQRARRKAGLDG
- a CDS encoding IS3 family transposase, with protein sequence MKYAWIKQHRDSFPIQTMCRVMLVSRSGYYAWCVREPSARKQRTNKIRADVQRVHASSKQIYGSYKVAELMQADAQLESASRNTVAKAMREMGLKSKVHKRFTPTTTVADPTKVPAPNLLDQVFEAEGPNRKWVTDITYLPSANGWIYLAVVLDLFSRKVVGWSISESLATPLVEDALRQAIANRRPDTANLLHHSDRGCQYTSSEYQRTLKTLGITCSMSRTGCCYDNAVMERFFWSLKHEWTKFESFADINDARTSVFEYIETFYNSTRIHQTLGYRTPNQFEVDHEQSLAL